In Streptomyces sp. NBC_01551, one DNA window encodes the following:
- a CDS encoding DUF3631 domain-containing protein has translation MTNLTAQSSSLLQALMTALLEPRPAPHPRHQALLDARERQLEVEAELSAWASRPQPTTEAAQDKELDDLSNLLVEHAKAGRQVSHLLGADSCCPPCADSEQPPTALSRPAENAVSAFAAPCILTACLDVFAFRGSPDALSSADLVAELRTLPGIAEGRWPYAQLTQTRLATLLRPYEVASRDITLGDGRRSKSYRRSALLVAIPADCDCRPS, from the coding sequence ATGACCAACCTCACCGCCCAGTCCTCCTCCCTGCTCCAGGCTCTGATGACGGCCCTCCTCGAGCCCCGCCCGGCTCCGCACCCGCGCCACCAGGCCCTGCTGGATGCACGCGAGCGTCAGCTGGAGGTGGAGGCGGAACTGAGCGCCTGGGCCAGCCGACCGCAGCCCACCACCGAAGCCGCCCAGGATAAGGAACTCGATGACCTGAGTAATCTGCTCGTCGAGCACGCCAAGGCGGGCCGACAGGTCTCGCACCTCCTGGGCGCCGACAGCTGCTGCCCGCCGTGCGCCGACTCCGAGCAGCCGCCGACCGCCCTGAGCCGCCCCGCCGAGAACGCGGTCTCCGCCTTCGCCGCCCCGTGCATCCTGACCGCCTGCCTGGACGTCTTCGCCTTCCGCGGCAGTCCGGACGCGCTGTCCTCCGCCGACCTCGTCGCGGAGCTGCGCACCCTGCCTGGCATCGCCGAGGGACGCTGGCCGTACGCGCAACTCACCCAGACCCGCCTGGCCACCCTGCTGCGCCCGTACGAGGTGGCCAGCCGCGACATCACCCTCGGCGACGGCCGGCGCAGCAAGTCCTACCGCCGCTCGGCCCTTCTGGTCGCCATCCCGGCCGACTGCGACTGCCGCCCGTCGTGA
- a CDS encoding SH3 domain-containing protein: MCHTPASITATVLSGTPSRSAAIAVLSPVTPLTARRAEPVLAVAVHARADGDSTAVGVLRRGEPFTASVTDGAWLHVTTASGITGWVDDGDLRRDGSLRPN, translated from the coding sequence GTGTGCCACACACCCGCGTCCATCACCGCCACCGTCCTGAGCGGCACCCCATCCCGTTCCGCCGCCATCGCGGTACTCAGCCCCGTCACGCCCCTTACGGCTCGGCGGGCCGAGCCGGTGCTCGCCGTCGCAGTCCATGCCCGTGCCGACGGTGACTCCACGGCCGTCGGTGTGCTGCGGCGCGGGGAGCCGTTCACGGCTTCGGTCACCGACGGCGCCTGGCTGCACGTCACCACCGCCTCGGGCATCACCGGCTGGGTTGACGACGGCGACCTCCGTCGCGACGGCAGCCTTCGCCCGAACTGA